A DNA window from Streptomyces canus contains the following coding sequences:
- a CDS encoding zinc ribbon domain-containing protein — MKRFEQTSHLYSQCGVKDGPKPRHLRVWERGTCGVVLDRAINAAVNVARASGLAGSARGCR, encoded by the coding sequence ATCAAACGGTTCGAGCAGACCTCCCACCTCTACTCGCAGTGCGGCGTCAAGGACGGCCCCAAGCCCCGGCACCTGCGTGTGTGGGAGCGAGGGACGTGCGGGGTCGTCCTGGACCGGGCTATCAACGCGGCGGTCAACGTCGCCAGGGCCTCCGGACTGGCGGGGTCAGCTCGTGGCTGCAGGTAA